DNA sequence from the candidate division TA06 bacterium genome:
AGAAGAGGTCCTGGTCCGTTTGGAATATGACTTCGCTTTCAACGACGATAGAAAGCACAACGGTTTCGGTGAAGGGAATGGCTACCTCAATCTTGGGGTCAGATGGACGTACGAGGATAGGATGTTTGTTGAAATGGACTTCTGCAATCTTGTTGGAAATGGCGAAGAAGATTTCGGCAAAGTCTGGAGAACGGTAAGAATAGGATACATTGAATTTCTGTAATCCCCAAAAGGGGAAATTCCGAAATTCCCAACCACCCTGCACCACTCCTTCGAAATTCCGCCCAAGCCCTTCCCACAACCTACGAAATTCCCATCCACCCTTCGCCACACCTACGAAATTCCACTCCTCTCATCCCAAAACACTCACACTGCTGGATCAGTACAACAAGCCCATGTGTCATTGCGGGCGACCAAAGGTCGCGAAGCAATCTAGATGTCATCACGGTCTTCAGTGGATTGCTTCGTCGCTGACGCTCCTCGCAATGACAAGTTGTTGCGTTTGCCCTGCCCGTTCTGCCCAGGCAAGGGGTGGAGTGGAATTTCACAATTTCGTAAGGGTGGGGAATGGGTGGTGGGAATTTCCCATTTTCGTAATTTCGGTGGTGCAGAGGAGGGTTGGGTGGAATTTCGGATGTGAGTGGGATGATGAGCGGGGAATTTCGGTGGCGTCATGTGGTGCGGTGGGGTATTTCGTATTTTCTGGCCAAAGCTGAGAGCTAGTAAGTTAATAGACCCACCGCAACAGGTAGGCAAGTACCACAACTCCAACTACGGATATTATGTTGAGCCTCAACATGAGCCCTATGTCAAATGTGAATACGGCAAGATCCACATGGACCGTCCTGAATCCCACCGGGACTGATTTCAGGAAGAACGTTTTGACATGACCCTCGGGCAGAATCTTTCCTATGATCTGGCCGAAAGCACTGCCGAGCATCGCACCCAATAGTATGATCACAACGACCACTGCAAACCTTTTTCTCAATGGCATGGATACCTCCACATTTTTCTTAGGGCCTTCCTAATCCATAGCAACAGCAGGAGAACTAACTCTTTGATAAAGGAAATGAGCTGCAATGCCTGTGACTATGCCGGTTCCTACGGACATGAATAGAAATACCGGAATCAACATGAAGATCTCAGAGCGGCGTATGAAGAGCAAATAGGCTATACTTAGCTGAGTAAGGTTGTGCGCAAGTGCGCCAAAGATGGATATCCCTACTGTTCCGAATACCCTTTTTGCC
Encoded proteins:
- a CDS encoding DUF4321 domain-containing protein; translated protein: MPLRKRFAVVVVIILLGAMLGSAFGQIIGKILPEGHVKTFFLKSVPVGFRTVHVDLAVFTFDIGLMLRLNIISVVGVVVLAYLLRWVY